A DNA window from Vigna angularis cultivar LongXiaoDou No.4 chromosome 1, ASM1680809v1, whole genome shotgun sequence contains the following coding sequences:
- the LOC108334049 gene encoding thioredoxin-like fold domain-containing protein MRL7, chloroplastic, with translation MLLLQTVVSPRRFSLFCDATLHPLLSLSIKNPMLEGTHSFSHYSPVSNRRIVKSISCSGSTKSHPKPESEPERETGSNQRARPKARSRSGQPKDVVSNNDVKNSADTFPTTIPRKPRRGRRSEAVAVEDMVRDTLERTFATIQQQNEDSLENYENIMKERDGDNSENESGNSDDDNDEKEEDGGEGTGKKMVIEEESKSWPLDADVGWGVRASEYFEKHPIKNVVGEDGCQIDWEGEIDDNWVQEINCLEWESFAFHPSPLIVLVFERYNRATDNWKNLKELEKAVKVYWKAKNKLPPRAVKIDINIERDLASALKVKECPQILFLRGNRVVYREKELRTADELVQMIAFFYYNAKKPAWIDDKALFYLH, from the exons ATGCTGCTTCTTCAAACTGTTGTCTCTCCTAGacgtttttctcttttttgtgaTGCCACTTTGCATCCATTATTATCACTTAGTATTAAGAATCCTATGTTGGAAGGTACTCACAGTTTTTCTCATTACTCCCCTGTATCTAACCGCCGCATTGTAAAGTCTATTTCATGCTCTGGTTCTACAAAGTCTCATCCTAAACCCGAGTCTGAGCCCGAACGTGAAACTGGCTCGAACCAAAGAGCAAGGCCTAAGGCAAGAAGCAGAAGTGGACAACCTAAAGATGTGGTATCCAACAATGATGTTAAAAATTCTGCAGACACATTCCCCACAACGATTCCAAGGAAGCCAAGGCGTGGTCGCCGAAGTGAAGCCGTGGCAGTGGAAGATATGGTGCGTGATACGCTCGAGCGCACTTTTGCAACGATTCAGCAACAAAACGAGGATTCTTTGGAGAATTATGAGAATATAATGAAGGAAAGGGATGGTGACAATTCTGAAAATGAGAGTGGTAACAGTGACGATGATAATGATGAGAAAGAGGAAGATGGTGGTGAAGGTACAGGAAAAAAGATGGTGATTGAGGAAGAAAGTAAAAGCTGGCCATTGGATGCAGATGTTGGGTGGGGAGTAAGAgcttctgagtattttgagaaGCATCCAATTAAGAATGTGGTGGGAGAAGATGGGTGTCAAATAGACTGGGAAGGGGAGATTGATGACAACTGGGTGCAGGAGATTAACTGTTTGGAATGGGAGAGTTTTGCTTTCCATCCCAGCCCATTGATTGTCCTTGTCTTTGAACGTTATAACAG GGCAACTGACAACTGGAAAAACTTGAAAGAGCTGGAGAAAGCAGTGAAGGTATACTGGAAAGCGAAAAATAAGCTGCCTCCTCGG GCTGTTAAGATAGATATCAATATCGAGAGAGATTTGGCTTCCGCTCTGAAAGTTAAAGAATGTCCCCAAATTTTGTTCTTACGGGGTAACAGGGTTGTGTATAGGGAGAAAG AACTCAGAACTGCAGATGAGCTGGTTCAGATGATTGCATTTTTCTATTACAATGCAAAGAAGCCTGCGTGGATAGATGATAAGGCCTTGTTTTATCTTCATTAA